The following are encoded together in the Deinococcus soli (ex Cha et al. 2016) genome:
- a CDS encoding XdhC family protein, translating into MTSDPQRPTGDTEFIPDLPERLAGLAREGAAVVVATVVSRRAPVSAQVGDKALIHADGRMEGFVGGACSREIVRRQALLALQGGQARLVRIVPGAAPDAEHAFAERVTVPMNCASEGQSEVFLEPLLPPRLLVVVGRTPVARAIAAHAALMGDRVWRVLDDDEVPDEPDAVPLGALTARLSALPAAQRARVRSVVASQGHYDETALEALLRAQPNPVGLLASARRAATVRETLAMLSGFREADLGRVRAPAGLHLGARTPHEVALSVLAELVQLDRAGQIASPLPVPAAPEAEPTPPLPAPPAGLAAQVMGLTELPVLTGGTAVDPVCGMTVTLPAKHTADHAGVTYAFCCPHCKARFLKDPARYLTPG; encoded by the coding sequence ATGACCTCTGATCCCCAGCGTCCCACCGGGGACACCGAATTCATTCCGGACCTGCCCGAGCGGCTGGCGGGGCTGGCGCGTGAGGGCGCGGCGGTGGTCGTGGCGACCGTCGTGTCGCGCCGCGCGCCGGTGTCGGCGCAGGTGGGCGACAAGGCGCTCATTCACGCGGACGGCCGCATGGAGGGCTTCGTGGGCGGCGCGTGCTCCCGTGAGATCGTGCGGCGGCAGGCGCTGCTGGCGCTCCAGGGCGGGCAGGCGCGACTGGTGCGGATCGTGCCGGGCGCCGCGCCGGACGCCGAGCACGCCTTCGCCGAGCGGGTCACGGTGCCGATGAACTGCGCGTCGGAAGGGCAGAGCGAGGTGTTCCTGGAACCGCTGCTGCCGCCGCGCCTGCTGGTCGTGGTGGGTCGCACGCCGGTCGCGCGGGCCATCGCCGCGCACGCCGCCCTGATGGGCGACCGGGTGTGGCGCGTGCTGGACGACGACGAGGTGCCGGACGAGCCGGACGCGGTGCCGCTGGGCGCCCTGACGGCGCGCCTGTCGGCCCTGCCTGCCGCGCAGCGCGCCCGCGTGCGGAGCGTCGTGGCGTCCCAGGGGCACTACGACGAAACGGCCCTGGAGGCGCTGCTGCGCGCCCAGCCGAACCCGGTGGGCCTGCTCGCCAGCGCGCGGCGCGCCGCGACCGTCCGCGAGACGCTCGCCATGCTCAGCGGCTTCAGGGAGGCGGACCTGGGCCGCGTCCGCGCGCCCGCAGGGCTGCACCTGGGCGCCCGCACCCCGCACGAGGTGGCGCTGAGCGTGCTGGCGGAACTCGTGCAACTCGACCGGGCCGGGCAGATTGCCTCCCCGCTGCCCGTCCCCGCCGCGCCGGAGGCCGAACCGACCCCGCCGCTCCCCGCACCACCCGCCGGGCTGGCCGCGCAGGTCATGGGCCTCACCGAACTGCCCGTCCTGACGGGCGGCACCGCCGTGGACCCCGTGTGCGGCATGACCGTCACCCTGCCCGCCAAACACACGGCGGACCACGCGGGCGTGACCTACGCATTCTGCTGCCCGCACTGCAAGGCACGCTTCCTGAAAGACCCCGCACGGTACCTCACGCCCGGCTGA
- a CDS encoding FAD binding domain-containing protein codes for MFPAAFDYIRTHSAEEALAALARHGSDARILAGGQSLIPAMRYRLARPTVLVDIGPLKELKYLREDGGYLRVGAMTADVTLERDANVRARYSLLTDTGDVVADPVVRCTGTVVGSLCHNDPSGDWGAAALAARAVVIVRGPEGEREVPIDEWLVDSFQTDLREGEMATEVRFPTPGERTHGAYQKIERKVGDYATAAAAVQLTLDEQGRVTHAGVALTAAGPRPVRVEAAERILVGQTLTEALIQAAAEEARLASDPFADTRGSAEYKKDMARVLVARGLRRAAGRLNVTLGATA; via the coding sequence GTGTTTCCAGCTGCATTCGATTACATCCGCACCCACTCCGCAGAGGAAGCCCTGGCCGCACTGGCCCGGCACGGCAGTGACGCCCGCATCCTGGCCGGCGGGCAGAGCCTCATCCCGGCCATGCGCTACCGGCTGGCCCGCCCCACCGTGCTCGTCGACATCGGCCCGCTGAAAGAACTGAAATACCTGCGCGAGGACGGTGGGTACCTGCGCGTGGGCGCCATGACCGCCGACGTGACCCTGGAACGCGACGCGAACGTCCGCGCCCGCTACAGCCTCCTGACCGACACCGGCGACGTCGTCGCCGACCCGGTCGTGCGCTGCACCGGCACGGTCGTCGGCAGCCTGTGCCACAACGACCCCAGCGGCGACTGGGGCGCGGCGGCCCTCGCGGCCCGCGCCGTCGTGATCGTGCGCGGCCCCGAGGGTGAACGCGAGGTGCCCATCGACGAGTGGCTGGTGGACTCCTTCCAGACCGACCTGCGCGAGGGCGAGATGGCGACCGAGGTCCGCTTCCCCACGCCCGGCGAGCGCACCCACGGCGCGTACCAGAAGATCGAACGCAAGGTCGGCGACTACGCCACCGCCGCCGCCGCCGTGCAACTCACGCTGGACGAGCAGGGCCGCGTCACGCACGCGGGCGTCGCCCTGACCGCTGCCGGGCCACGCCCCGTGCGCGTCGAGGCCGCCGAACGCATCCTGGTTGGGCAGACCCTCACCGAGGCCCTGATCCAGGCCGCCGCCGAGGAAGCCCGGCTGGCCAGCGACCCGTTCGCGGACACGCGCGGCAGCGCCGAGTACAAGAAGGACATGGCCCGCGTGCTCGTCGCGCGCGGCCTGCGCCGCGCCGCCGGGCGCCTGAACGTCACCCTGGGAGCCACCGCATGA
- a CDS encoding YciI-like protein: MHFLLLYRDLVPDYVTRREPLRAAHLAHAQAAADRGELLLAGALADPVDGAALLFQGDAPDAAEQFARTDPYVLGGLIGTWEVRRWHTVIGAGAAHRP; the protein is encoded by the coding sequence ATGCACTTCCTGCTGCTGTACCGCGACCTCGTCCCCGACTACGTCACGCGGCGCGAACCGCTGCGGGCCGCGCACCTCGCGCACGCGCAGGCCGCCGCCGACCGGGGCGAACTGCTGCTGGCAGGCGCGCTGGCCGACCCGGTGGACGGCGCCGCCCTGCTGTTCCAGGGCGACGCGCCGGACGCCGCCGAGCAGTTCGCCCGCACCGACCCCTATGTGCTGGGCGGCCTGATCGGCACCTGGGAGGTGCGGCGCTGGCACACCGTCATCGGCGCGGGCGCGGCGCACCGGCCCTGA
- a CDS encoding saccharopine dehydrogenase family protein — MSKVIIIGAGGVANVVAKKCAQNDQVFTEVLIATRTVAKADKIVAEIKEHMPHSKAVFTTATVDADNVPELVGLINDFGPKMVINVALPYQDLTIMDACLETGVHYLDTANYEPKDVAKFEYSWQWAYQDRFKDKGLMALLGCGFDPGATQAFTAWHAKHHFQEIHYLDIVDCNNGNHGKAFATNFNPEINIREITANGRYWENGQWVETQPLEISQDIYYPKVATRKSFVLYHEELESLVKHFPTIKRARFWMTFGEAYIKHLNVLEGIGMTSIEPIDFRGMKVAPIEFLKAVLPAPESLAAGYSGQTCIGVQAKGIGKDGQPKVHFVYNVKDHADCYREVQAQGVSYTTGVPAMIGAMLMLQGEWMQPGVWNVEQLDPDPFFDAMNKWGLPISELADIELVKD; from the coding sequence ATGAGCAAGGTCATCATCATCGGAGCGGGCGGCGTCGCCAACGTCGTCGCCAAGAAATGCGCCCAGAACGATCAAGTCTTCACCGAAGTGCTGATCGCCACCCGCACCGTCGCCAAGGCCGACAAGATCGTCGCCGAGATCAAAGAGCACATGCCCCACAGCAAGGCCGTGTTCACCACCGCCACCGTCGACGCGGACAACGTCCCCGAACTCGTGGGACTGATCAACGACTTCGGGCCCAAGATGGTCATCAACGTCGCCCTGCCCTACCAGGACCTGACCATCATGGACGCCTGCCTGGAAACCGGCGTGCACTACCTCGACACCGCCAACTACGAACCCAAGGACGTCGCCAAGTTCGAGTACTCCTGGCAGTGGGCCTATCAGGACCGCTTCAAGGACAAGGGCCTGATGGCGCTGCTCGGCTGCGGCTTCGACCCCGGCGCCACCCAGGCGTTCACCGCCTGGCACGCCAAGCACCACTTCCAGGAAATCCACTACCTGGACATCGTGGACTGCAACAACGGCAACCACGGCAAGGCCTTCGCCACGAACTTCAACCCGGAAATCAACATCCGCGAGATCACCGCCAACGGCCGCTACTGGGAAAACGGCCAGTGGGTCGAAACCCAGCCTCTGGAAATCAGCCAGGACATCTACTACCCCAAGGTCGCCACCCGCAAGAGCTTCGTGCTGTACCACGAGGAACTCGAGTCCCTCGTCAAGCACTTCCCGACCATCAAGCGCGCCCGCTTCTGGATGACCTTCGGCGAGGCGTACATCAAGCACCTCAACGTCCTCGAGGGCATCGGTATGACCTCCATTGAACCCATCGACTTCCGCGGCATGAAGGTCGCCCCGATCGAGTTCCTGAAGGCCGTGCTGCCCGCCCCCGAATCCCTGGCGGCCGGGTACAGCGGCCAGACCTGCATCGGCGTGCAGGCCAAGGGCATCGGCAAGGACGGCCAGCCCAAGGTGCACTTCGTGTACAACGTCAAGGACCACGCCGACTGCTACCGCGAGGTGCAGGCGCAGGGCGTCAGCTACACCACCGGCGTGCCCGCCATGATCGGCGCCATGCTCATGCTTCAGGGCGAGTGGATGCAGCCCGGCGTGTGGAACGTCGAACAGCTCGACCCCGATCCCTTCTTCGACGCCATGAACAAGTGGGGCCTGCCCATCAGCGAACTGGCCGACATCGAACTCGTCAAGGACTGA
- a CDS encoding aerobic carbon-monoxide dehydrogenase large subunit, with the protein MSTDTNSSGNGSGEKQCYSVGRSMKRKEDPRFLTGNGNYVDDIRLPGMLSMVIVHSPYPHARIRSIDKTAALAVPGVKAVITGEDLVAANLGWLPTFHGFDKQMVLAVGKVLFQHQEVAAVFADTREAALDAAELVEVDYDPLDPVTTPFDAMKDEVILRDDRDHKTNHIYHWESGDRGGTDAALDGAEITVNERVYAPRCHPAPLEPCGCVAQFDAMGRLHFHVTSQAPHVYRTAISLVTGIPEDKIRVVAPDIGGGFGNKVPVYPGYVCAIVGALILKTPVKWIETRTENLTTTGFARDYHMDVTIGANKDGTVTALKVRTVADHGAFDAAADPTQYPAGMFGIVTGSYDFPVAFTELDAYFTNKAPGGVAYRCSFRVTEASYAIERGMDILARKLDMDPADLRRKNFVHKDAFPYQSALGFTYDSGDYAGTLDKALTQIGYADLRKEQAEKRARGEYMGIGISTFTEVVGAGPSKHFDILGIKMFDSAEIRIHPTGTGIVRAGTKSQGQGHETTWAQIVSEELGLDAENILVEEGDTDTAPYGLGTYASRSTPVAGAAIALAARRVREKAKKVAAHLLEASPDDIEWTDHTFQVMGAPDRSVTMKDVAFAAYTNPGDGNEPGLEASLYYDPPNMTFPHGAYIAVVDVDADTGEVKVRRFLAVDDCGTVINPMIVEGQVHGGLTEGFAIAFMQEIPYDEQGNNLAPNFMEYLIPTAVESPVWETGSTVTPSPHHPIGAKGVGESPNVGSPAAFVNAVMDALAPLGVTHIDMPLTREKVWRAVRDARGAAASD; encoded by the coding sequence GTGAGCACCGACACCAACAGCAGCGGCAACGGCAGCGGCGAGAAGCAGTGCTACAGCGTGGGCCGCAGCATGAAACGCAAGGAGGATCCGCGCTTCCTGACCGGCAACGGCAACTACGTGGACGACATCCGCCTGCCCGGCATGCTCAGCATGGTCATCGTGCACAGCCCCTACCCGCACGCCCGCATCCGCTCCATCGACAAGACGGCCGCGCTGGCCGTGCCCGGCGTGAAGGCCGTCATCACCGGCGAGGACCTCGTCGCGGCGAACCTCGGGTGGCTGCCCACCTTCCACGGCTTCGACAAGCAGATGGTCCTCGCCGTCGGCAAGGTTCTCTTCCAGCATCAGGAAGTCGCCGCCGTGTTCGCCGACACCCGCGAGGCCGCCCTGGACGCCGCCGAACTCGTCGAGGTGGACTACGACCCCCTCGACCCGGTCACCACGCCCTTCGACGCCATGAAGGACGAGGTCATCCTCCGCGACGACCGCGACCACAAGACCAACCACATCTACCACTGGGAAAGCGGCGACCGGGGCGGCACCGACGCCGCCCTGGACGGCGCCGAGATCACCGTCAACGAACGCGTGTACGCCCCGCGCTGCCACCCCGCCCCGCTGGAACCCTGCGGCTGCGTCGCGCAGTTCGACGCCATGGGCCGCCTGCACTTCCATGTGACCAGCCAGGCGCCGCACGTGTACCGCACCGCGATCTCCCTGGTGACCGGCATCCCCGAGGACAAGATCCGCGTGGTCGCGCCCGACATCGGCGGGGGTTTCGGCAACAAGGTTCCGGTGTACCCCGGGTACGTGTGCGCCATCGTCGGCGCGCTGATCCTCAAGACCCCCGTCAAGTGGATCGAGACCCGCACCGAGAACCTCACCACCACCGGCTTCGCCCGCGACTACCACATGGACGTCACCATCGGCGCGAACAAGGACGGCACCGTCACCGCCCTGAAGGTCCGGACCGTCGCCGACCACGGCGCATTCGACGCCGCCGCCGACCCCACCCAGTACCCCGCCGGGATGTTCGGCATCGTCACCGGCAGCTACGACTTCCCCGTCGCGTTCACCGAACTCGACGCGTACTTCACGAACAAGGCCCCCGGGGGTGTGGCGTACCGCTGCTCGTTCCGCGTGACGGAAGCCAGCTACGCCATCGAACGTGGCATGGACATTCTGGCCCGCAAACTCGACATGGACCCCGCCGACCTGCGCCGGAAGAACTTCGTGCACAAGGATGCCTTCCCGTACCAGAGCGCACTGGGCTTCACGTACGACAGCGGCGACTACGCCGGAACGCTCGACAAGGCCCTCACCCAGATCGGGTACGCCGACCTGCGCAAGGAACAGGCCGAGAAACGCGCCCGCGGCGAGTACATGGGCATCGGCATCAGCACCTTCACCGAAGTCGTCGGCGCCGGACCCAGCAAACACTTCGACATCCTGGGCATCAAGATGTTCGACTCCGCCGAGATCCGCATCCACCCCACCGGCACCGGCATCGTCCGCGCCGGCACCAAGAGCCAGGGCCAGGGCCACGAGACCACCTGGGCGCAGATCGTCTCCGAGGAACTCGGCCTGGACGCCGAGAACATCCTCGTGGAAGAAGGCGACACCGACACCGCCCCCTACGGCCTGGGCACCTACGCCAGCCGCAGCACCCCCGTCGCCGGAGCCGCCATCGCCCTGGCCGCCCGCCGCGTCCGCGAGAAGGCGAAGAAGGTCGCCGCGCACCTCCTTGAAGCGTCCCCCGACGACATCGAATGGACCGACCACACGTTCCAGGTCATGGGCGCCCCCGACCGCTCGGTGACCATGAAAGACGTCGCGTTCGCCGCGTACACCAACCCCGGCGACGGGAACGAACCCGGCCTGGAAGCCAGCCTGTACTACGACCCACCCAACATGACCTTCCCCCACGGCGCGTACATCGCCGTCGTGGACGTCGACGCCGACACCGGCGAGGTCAAGGTCCGCCGCTTCCTCGCCGTGGACGACTGCGGCACCGTCATCAACCCCATGATCGTCGAGGGACAGGTGCACGGCGGCCTCACCGAGGGCTTCGCCATCGCCTTCATGCAGGAAATCCCCTACGACGAACAGGGCAACAACCTCGCCCCGAACTTCATGGAGTACCTGATCCCCACCGCCGTCGAATCCCCCGTCTGGGAAACCGGCAGCACCGTCACCCCCAGCCCCCACCACCCCATCGGCGCCAAGGGCGTCGGCGAGAGCCCCAACGTCGGCAGCCCCGCCGCGTTCGTGAACGCCGTCATGGACGCCCTCGCCCCCCTGGGCGTCACGCACATCGACATGCCCCTGACCCGCGAGAAAGTCTGGCGCGCCGTCCGCGACGCCCGCGGGGCCGCCGCGAGCGACTGA
- a CDS encoding (2Fe-2S)-binding protein, producing MTTAETGAKTTVTLTINGQTHTQSVEPRTLLAYAIRDTGLKGTHVGCDSSSCGCCVVLLDGDTPVKSCTMFAVQAEGRAITTVEGLGAPGNLHPLQQAFWDQHGLQCGYCTPGMLMTAKAMLEHNPDPTDQEVREFLGGNLCRCTGYNNIVKAVQQAARVMREDQGSPLDALTAAATGQDTATGGAQ from the coding sequence ATGACCACCGCCGAAACCGGAGCGAAGACCACCGTCACCCTGACCATCAACGGCCAGACCCACACCCAGAGCGTCGAGCCGCGCACCCTGCTCGCCTACGCCATCCGCGACACCGGCCTGAAGGGCACGCATGTCGGCTGCGACAGTTCCTCTTGCGGGTGCTGCGTGGTGCTGCTCGACGGAGACACCCCCGTGAAGTCCTGCACGATGTTCGCCGTGCAGGCCGAGGGCCGCGCGATCACCACCGTCGAGGGCCTCGGCGCGCCCGGCAACCTGCACCCCCTGCAGCAGGCGTTCTGGGACCAGCACGGCCTGCAGTGCGGGTACTGCACGCCCGGCATGCTCATGACCGCCAAGGCCATGCTGGAACACAACCCGGACCCCACCGATCAGGAGGTCCGCGAGTTCCTGGGCGGCAACCTGTGCCGCTGCACCGGCTACAACAACATCGTCAAGGCCGTCCAGCAGGCCGCGCGGGTCATGCGTGAGGACCAGGGCAGCCCCCTGGACGCCCTGACCGCCGCCGCCACCGGACAGGACACCGCCACGGGAGGCGCGCAGTGA
- a CDS encoding catalase → MPDQNDKAYAPTESADMQTTAPQAPGAPLTNHSGNLAPSNTNSLTAGERGPVLLQDWHLLERMAHFNRERVPERVVHAKGSGAFGTFRVTRAIPELTVAKLFQKEGAECRMLARFSTVAGERGFADTVRDPRGFALKFYTEDGNWDLVGNNTPIFFVRDPIKFQDFIHSQKRHPVTGRRSNAMQFDFWGLRPESLHQVMYLFGDRGIPRSFRFMNGYSSHTYSLWNDKGERFYVKWHFHSQQGVQNITEDVAAQVAAKNPDYHFQDLFDAIERGEHPRWTVSIQVMPEKDAETYHINPFDLTKVWPHADYPLMQVGEFELNENPQNYFAEIEQAAFEPSNLPRGFGASPDKMLQARLMSYADAHRYRIGINYAALPVNRAACPVMTYHRDGQTRFDGNFGGMPVYEPNSYGGPAVADGTPQEPPMPLGSLADRYGWPEDDTDYYGQPRDLYAVMQPDERKRLAMNFAGALADVPGFIADRFIGHLDRVSAELAGNVRAGIQQKKAEGHPELSGILTETHTNAAGGDQTPSRELVVGADD, encoded by the coding sequence ATGCCCGACCAGAACGACAAGGCCTACGCCCCCACCGAATCCGCCGACATGCAGACCACCGCGCCCCAGGCGCCCGGCGCGCCGCTGACCAACCACTCCGGCAACCTCGCGCCCAGCAACACCAACAGCCTCACCGCCGGCGAGCGCGGCCCCGTCCTGCTCCAGGACTGGCACCTGCTGGAACGCATGGCGCACTTCAACCGCGAGCGCGTACCCGAACGCGTCGTGCACGCCAAGGGCAGCGGCGCCTTCGGCACCTTCCGAGTCACCCGCGCCATCCCGGAACTCACGGTCGCGAAACTCTTCCAGAAGGAAGGCGCCGAGTGCCGCATGCTGGCCCGCTTCAGCACCGTTGCCGGTGAACGCGGCTTCGCCGACACCGTCCGCGACCCGCGCGGCTTCGCGCTGAAGTTCTACACCGAGGACGGCAACTGGGATCTGGTCGGCAACAACACCCCGATCTTCTTCGTGCGCGACCCCATCAAATTCCAGGACTTCATTCACAGCCAGAAACGCCACCCGGTCACGGGCCGCCGCAGCAACGCCATGCAGTTCGACTTCTGGGGCCTGCGCCCCGAGAGCCTGCATCAGGTCATGTACCTGTTCGGCGACCGCGGCATTCCCCGCTCCTTCCGCTTCATGAACGGCTACTCCAGCCACACCTACAGCCTGTGGAACGACAAGGGCGAGCGCTTCTACGTGAAGTGGCACTTCCACAGCCAGCAGGGCGTGCAGAACATCACCGAGGACGTCGCCGCGCAGGTCGCCGCGAAGAACCCCGACTACCACTTCCAGGACCTGTTCGACGCCATCGAGCGCGGCGAGCACCCCAGGTGGACGGTCAGCATCCAGGTGATGCCCGAGAAGGACGCCGAGACGTACCACATCAACCCCTTCGACCTGACCAAGGTCTGGCCCCACGCGGACTACCCGCTGATGCAGGTCGGGGAGTTCGAGCTGAACGAGAACCCCCAGAACTACTTCGCGGAGATCGAGCAGGCCGCGTTCGAGCCCAGCAACCTCCCGCGCGGCTTCGGCGCCAGCCCCGACAAGATGCTCCAGGCGCGCCTGATGAGCTACGCCGACGCGCACCGTTACCGCATCGGCATCAACTACGCCGCGCTCCCGGTGAACAGGGCCGCCTGCCCGGTCATGACCTATCACCGCGACGGTCAGACCCGCTTCGACGGGAACTTCGGCGGTATGCCCGTGTACGAACCGAACTCGTACGGCGGCCCCGCCGTCGCGGATGGCACCCCGCAGGAACCCCCCATGCCGCTGGGCAGCCTTGCCGACCGCTACGGCTGGCCCGAGGACGACACCGACTACTACGGCCAGCCACGCGACCTGTACGCCGTCATGCAGCCGGATGAGAGAAAGCGCCTCGCCATGAACTTCGCCGGTGCGCTGGCCGACGTGCCTGGCTTCATCGCCGACCGCTTCATCGGGCACCTGGACCGGGTCTCCGCTGAACTGGCCGGGAACGTCCGGGCCGGCATTCAGCAGAAGAAGGCCGAGGGGCACCCGGAACTCAGCGGCATCCTCACCGAGACGCACACGAACGCCGCCGGGGGCGACCAGACCCCCTCGCGCGAGCTGGTCGTCGGCGCGGACGACTGA